GCGGGGCCGGCCTGAAGCCGGACTTGGCGAAGAAGGCGATCAGATCGAGCTCGTCCCAGGCGACCTCGGTGCGCAGGGTCCTGATGCGCAGCGCCGAGAGGTTTCTCAGCAGCTGATCGAGCATCGCACGCGCGACACCGCGACGCTTGTAGTCCGGATCGACGAGCACGGTGTCGAGGATGGCGACCGGCTCCGGGAGGCCGAACTCCCCGTAGTGCACCGAGCCCATGAGCGCCCCGACGAGCAGCCCGTCGAGCTCGGCGCCGAGCGAGATGTTGAGATCGGTGTCCTCGAGCGCGCGCCGCAGCTTTCCCTCGTACCAGGCGCGCCGCGACCGGCCGCTGATGC
The Acidobacteriota bacterium genome window above contains:
- a CDS encoding GNAT family N-acetyltransferase; protein product: MPEGSEAVTIRALRADDCERLVRIDARISGRSRRAWYEGKLRRALEDTDLNISLGAELDGLLVGALMGSVHYGEFGLPEPVAILDTVLVDPDYKRRGVARAMLDQLLRNLSALRIRTLRTEVAWDELDLIAFFAKSGFRPAPRLVLERPVDGD